A genomic stretch from Candidatus Tanganyikabacteria bacterium includes:
- a CDS encoding HEPN domain-containing protein, producing the protein MTEAEHHEVVRHWLSYAMSDLSLAERLSNDSGGAPWQACFHAQQAVDKAIKAILVLLQIEFKKSHDLASLAALVPPDWAIAEKLAEVAELTPWAVEARYPGDWPDATDRDAMEAVAKAKLILEGILADFGRHGVAVNK; encoded by the coding sequence TTGTCCGCCACTGGCTTTCCTACGCCATGTCGGACCTGAGCCTCGCCGAGCGCCTTTCGAACGACTCCGGCGGAGCGCCCTGGCAGGCCTGTTTCCACGCGCAACAGGCCGTCGATAAGGCCATCAAGGCCATCCTGGTGCTCCTGCAGATCGAGTTCAAGAAATCGCATGATCTCGCGTCCCTTGCCGCGCTGGTCCCCCCGGACTGGGCCATAGCCGAGAAACTGGCCGAGGTGGCGGAGCTGACCCCTTGGGCGGTCGAAGCCCGCTACCCCGGAGACTGGCCGGACGCGACCGATAGAGATGCGATGGAGGCGGTCGCAAAGGCAAAGCTCATCCTCGAGGGGATTCTCGCCGACTTTGGCAGGCATGGGGTCGCCGTCAACAAGTAG